The following DNA comes from Occultella kanbiaonis.
CGACCTGGATGGGAAGGCTGTGCACTCCCCGAGTGTGAGTGTGCCTGAGCACTCACGATTTTGCATCCAAGTCCAACTCCACTGGGGAGGGAGGGGGCTCCTCGGCCGGTGAACGTGGCGGTGAAGCGTGGTTGGTAGCCTCCGGTGTTGTTGGCTTAACTGAGGCCCGGGCCGTCTATCGGCTCAGCGAACATCCATTCGTGTACGTGCTGATTGGGGCGGGTGATCTCGCCGCATGTTGGGCGCGCTTCTCCGCGGCGGAGGTGGTTGAGGGTGTGCAACATCTGTTCGCTGCGGCCGTGTTGCTCCTCGCGAACCAGCTGATGGGTGCGCTCGGAGTCGGGCTTGTTGCGTGGGTCCACGCCGAGGGCGAGCAGTGCCTGCGCGGCCTGGGCGCGCGCATGTGATTGCATCCCGTTGGCGGACGCGGTGCCGAGCGGGTGGCGTCCGGTGATTTCGTAGCGGTCGCGGTAGGCCACGATGGCCCGCACGGCCCGGTCCCACCGGCCGCGCAGCGGGTCCTCGGGCTCCGGTGCCTCTGGCAGATCAGCGGCCCAGGACGGTGTGTGGTGCGCGACTCGATCGACAAGGGCATCCAGGCGTTCAATGACCTGCTCAGCCCGGTGTCCTAACCACGCTGCGATCGCGGGGTTCTCAACTTGAACCGCGGGTGCGGGTGTTTGGGCGCGGTGGTTTGCGCGGGCTTGCTGTAGTTCGGCCCAGATCGTCTCGCGGGCAAGTGTGTGTTCGACCCACAGCCCGTAAGGGGAGCTCACCTGCCGAGCGAGGTGTTCGCCGGCCTGCATGAACGCCTGCTCGTCCGGGAGTCGGGCGACTATCGCGCCTGCTGCGCGCACAACTGCGAGGCGTTGCTCAGCGAACTCGTGCGGTGAGGCTTGGACCAGTCGATCGAGGAGGTCCTCGGTGGTGGGTTGTGCGGCGAGGAGGCCGTACCGCAGGTTGTCTATGTGGCCGTCCTGTAGCAGGGAGGCGGGGTCAGCGCCCGCTGGCAGGATTGCATTGCGGGCCAGGGCGGCCTCGTCATCGGTGAGTAGCGACCACGCGCGGGCGGTCGCCTGCTGGCCTGCGGGGTCGGCGTCGAAGGCGAAGATCGGTGCCATGGTGCCCTGGCACATCGCGCGGACCTGTTGCAGGTGCTCACGGGTGAGTGCCGTCCCGCAACTTGCCAATGGCACGAGCATGGGGTCGTCGACGCGGCGGAGGGCTTCGAGGTCGAATGCGCCCTCAACGAACACCGGCCGGGCGCCGGCGCGAAGTCGCGCCCTGGCGTCGGCATCCAGGCCGAGGACTGTCTCGGCCTTGGTGTAGGCAGGTGTGGCGGGCGGGTTGAGCCACTTAGGTGTGTGGCCGGAGGTGGTGGCTGGGTTGGTGCGTGCGGTGAACGCGATGATCGCGCCATTGCCATCGTGCACGGGGATGATCACACGGTCCCGGAACCGGTCGATGAGGCGACCGGTGCGGGTCCGGGAGGCGAGTCCGGCGGTGAGCATGGCCTCGTCGCTGACTCCCTCGCCGTGCAGATAGTCGACCAGCCCGGTCCAGCTCGCGGGCGCGACGCCATGTTCCGGTGCTGGGCTGAACCCGCGGTCCTGGAGGTACTGGGCGGCCCACGGCGAATCGAGGACCTGTCGCTGCCACCATTCGAACGCGGTGGCGTTGAGGTCGACGACCTGCTGCCATCGGTCATTCTTGGGCGGGTCGGTGCCGATCGCTGCCTTGGTCGGGCCGACGGTAGTGGGGTGCTGCGGGGGTGGGGTGACCCATGAGGGTAGGCCTGGCTCGTGGTCGGCGGGCGCGGCGACCGGCTCGCCGATGCGCCAGTGCAGCAGTGTGGCTGGTGAGCGGGTGTCGTGCAGGTCTTCGGCGTGCCTGTGCAGGAGTCGGTCGAGGTCGGCGCCGGTTCGTTGGTGGCGGACCAGCAGTGCGGCGAGGTTGGGCCACGATTGGTCTTCCAGGATGGGGTTGGCCAGGTCCGGCCCGAGCGTGGCTCGGACGGTGTCCGCGGTGCGCTCGAGTGCTTTGGGGTCGAGCAGGTGGGCGTAGGCGTCCTCGTACGCGGGGATCAGGCGTGCGAGCGACCCGGCTCGCTCGGCCTCGTCGTACAGTGCTGCCAGTGCGCCTTCGCCCACCGTGGTTCGGGCGAGGACTCGTTCGAGTGCGGTGCGGGCTGCGATGTCCGGGCGGGCCGGGTGGTGGAGCGAGGCGTCGAGCAGTTCTTCGGTGACGACGTAGAGGTCGTTGCTTTGGCGTCCGCGGGTGATCGCGGTGTAGAGGTGTTCGCGGGTCAGGCTCGCGTCGACGAGGACGCGGGCGACGTCGACGGTCATGCCCTGGGCGCGGTGGATCGTGGAGGCGTACCCCAGCTGTATGTGTTCACGCACGTACCGGGCCGGAAGGCGGGTGGTGGTCTTGTGGACGCGGTGTCGGACCACTAGGGAGCCGTCACTGTGGCGGGCAGTGACGATCCACATGTCGCCGTTCTTGACGTAGTCGGTGTGGCCGTGGCGCAGTCGGCGTTCGTTGCGTCGGGTGACGACGACATCACCTACCCCGGCGATGGTTCCGTCGGCCAGGTCGACTCCTAACGTCTCTACTAGACCCTCGATGCTGCGGTGCAGGCGGCAGCGGGTGTTGAGGGAGGCGACGTCGTCGTTGTTCGCCGCGATCATGATCGCGTTGCGCCCCGCGGCGTGATCTTGGACCCAGGCTGCGTAGATCTCCTCCAGTGCGGACTCCCGGGATCCGGTGTGCACGCGGGCGTTGTCGATGTAGAAGTCGAGGCCTGCGGGGCGTCCGTCCCGGACGAGCAGGCCAGCCTCGTCTTCGCCCGGGACGCGGAACCGGTACACGTCGCGCAGTTCGGCGGCCCCGACTGTGTTGGCGATCATCCGCAGCGCACCGCCCGCGCCGACGGCATCCAGCTGGGACGGGTCACCCAGGAGCCGCACCGCAACTCCGGCCCGGGTAGCCAACTCGAGCACCGCCTGAAGCTCTAGCGTGCCGGCCATCGCCGCCTCGTCGATCACGATGACGGTGTCCTCATCGAGCAGCAACTCCGCGGGGATACTGCCGCGCATGTAGGTGTCGATGAGCTTGTGTATGGTCTCGGCGTGGGTGCCGAGTTCTTCGGCGAGGATCCCGGCCGCGACTGCCGAGGGCGCAAGGCCCAGCACGCGACCACCCGCGGCGGTGACCGCTGCCGCGAATGCGCGCATCGCCGTCGTCTTGCCGGTGCCGGCCGGTCCGATCCCAACTTCGATCCGGTTCGGGCCGCAGGCGAATCGGTGCGCGAGTTCGATCTGGGCGGCATCGAGGCGGACTTGGTTGTCGATCTGCACTTCCGCGACGGCACTCTGGAACACCTCGCCGGAGACGACGAAGCCACCCGGGGACGTGGCAGCGCGCAGCAGGTCCTCTTCGGCGTTGAGGACGTCCATTGAGGTGTATTTCTCGGCGCCGTGCACGGTGTAGATGGACTCGCCATCTGCCCTGGAGAGGTCGGGTGGCCGGTGTTCGTCTGTGTCGGGATTAGTCAGGTGCACCGAGGATGCGAGCACCTGGTCGACGACCTCGGCGGCTAGTTGTTCGGCGTCTCGCCCTTGTTCGACGAGGACGCTTCCACGGGCTCGCCGCAATGCCTCGGCATGAACGTGAAAGCGGGTCCAGGTGGCACGCCGATAACCCATCGCTGCCAGCACCGATGTTGCGATCTGCTCCACGGTCTCCGGTGAGCGAGGCGTCGACGGAGCGACGGGTGCCAGCGCTGCCTCGACCCGGTCCCGGACGGCCATTTCCGAGCCCAGGGCGCGGGTTGCCCGGGCGTGCCATTGCTGCACCCGTTCGGACAGTGGGATGCCGGTCTCCTTCTGCATCCGGGTGTCCAGCGTGGCCTGCTGGGCCATCTTGTATTGCACTGGCCGGGACGGCTCGTGGCCGTGCGCCGCCCGGTACCGCGCGACCAACTCCGCGTAGGACACGTTGATGGCTTGCCGCCGTTGGGAAAAGACCTTGCACAGGTCCTCACCAACGCCAACGATCTCGCGGACCGGTACCCGCCCACCCGGGCGGGTGGTCGGCTCGAACCGCACCCCGAGGCGGCTCACGAGCTCCTGCTCGATCAGCGTGTTGTAGCGCTCCGAAGCGGATACCGCCATTGAGAACAGCACCCGCCCATCCAGGCTTCGCCACTTCCCGTCCGAGCCTCGCACCTTCGTGGACACGGCAACGTGGGTGTGCAGGTTCGGGTCGCCCGACCGGGAGTCGAGATGGTCGAATGCGGCCGCGGTCAGCCCGTGGGTGTTGATCTGGCGCACCCCGCCGGCGCCGGCCCTTGTGAGGGCGCCCTCGGACTCGATCCACGCCAGCGTTCGGCGCCACGCCGCGTTGTGCGCTTCGGCGATCACCCGGCGGGTGTCGGAATCGGCCAGGGCCCACAGCACCGAGACCGACTTCGCCGGCGTGAACACCAGGTCATAGCCGGTTACCGCGTCCCGGTTCACACCAGCGCGCTGGGCCAGAAACCGGGCTACTTCAGCTTCGCTCGGCTCCTCCACATCGAGGTCTTGCCTGCGCATCTCCGTGGCGACCCCCCAACGGATGCGGTCTCGTTCCGCGCCAGCCCGTGGGGCTCGATCGTTCTCCATCGCGAAGGCCTCGAACGCTGTGTCCAATGCGGCGTGATACGCATCGGTGCGGTCCTGACGGAACTGCATAAAACGACGTCCCAGGCGCACCTTCTCGTCGTTCGGGTGCGTCCCGGCGCCAAACAGGTTGCGCATCTGTTCCGGCCCGACCTGACCACTCACCCGCAGCACGTCGGCACCCTTACCCACCCACCGTCCGGGCGGGTTCCCGTGAGCCAGGTAGTAGTCGCTCATCGACTCCCCATGCGGGCGCACCTCATCGCCGGTCGCAACCTGACGAAGCAGGTACTCGTAGCCGTTCCCAGCATGGAGCGGGTGGATCGTCATCATCGAGGGCTCCACGCGCACAAGTTCGAGCCTCGCCCGATCTTGATGTGCGGCTCGGGTGACCCGACCGTCAATACCAGCCCAGACCGACCGGCACTTGTAGTGCAAGAGGTGTGTGCGCCTTGGGCTCCTTGCCCGGGATTTGTGGTGAGGGTCCGTGGGCGAGTGCCTGGAGGGGGTAGGTCGGCTATCGATGGCGTGCCCGGCGGCGCGCCACTTGACGTGAGGGTGGTAGCGGATCGCAACAGCCGGTCAGGCAAGGGGAGGAGTTCGGACAGATGTCGGCGAACAGGTCGAAGGTGGCAGCGCGTGAGCGTGCTCGGCAGCGCCGGTTGGAACTTGATGCCGAGCGGGCACGACGGGATGAACAGATCGAACAGGCCGCCGCGGAGTTCTTCCAGGCGCAGGGTGCCCACCGCGAGGCCGCGGCCCGGATGGGCGCGGCCGCGGCCACGCTGGCCGCTCTAGGAGAGTCGTCGCAGCGCATCCAACTACTGCTCGAAGTCAGCGCCGCTGATCTGCGCCGCTTGCGGCAGATAAGTCGTGAGTCCGGCGCCAGCGACCCTCGTCCGCGACCAGAACGACCCGATACGCCAACCAACACACCCAAGAGACCCGAACACGGGCCTCGCACCTAGCCGAGGAGCGCCGCCAGTTGGACGCCGACACCGCAGAGATCGCCGTTGAGAGGGTGATCGCCGCCGTTCTCGACGGCGCACCAACACTCGGGCCCGAGATCGCCGCGTTCGATCTCTTGCACCTCGTCGACCTTGGACTTTGCATGCCGATGGAGGTCGACGACCGTGAGTGAATCCAGACCGACTGTGCACATCTCGACTGCGGGCGACATCCTGGCGATGATCCCCAGCCTCGTTGGTTACCAGCTGGACTCCCAGCACGTGGCGGTCCTGGGCATGATCGAGGATCGACTCATCAAATTCACCGCCGCGATCGATTGGGAAGACAATGACCCGGCCGACGTTGCCGCGGCCATAGGACGGGCCGCAACGACCTCCGGCACCGATCAACTAATCGTCGTCGGGTACGGGCCGCAGGGAGCCACGAGGGCACGCGCACTCGGTGCCGTGTCGGCGCAGGTGAATCCCGGCCTGTCTCACCACGAGATGCAGATCAACGAAGGTCAGTACGTGCTGCTCGACCACCCCCGGGCGAGATGGCGTCCCATGCCCGGGCCGCCGGCCGATCTTGCCGTGCTGGGCCGGCCCCCTGCGGCAGCCACCCGTGAGGAGATGCGCGCCCGCTACGCCCCACTGGATCAGCCGACCATCGACCCGCTGGCAGATGATCAAGCCGTCCGACTCGGCCGTCTCAGCCCGTCCCTGCGTGTCGACATCGCCCGCCGCAGTCTTGATCGCATCGCAGCCCGTGCATCCAAGCCGTTCGATGCTGCGCAGGTCGCACACTTGGTCCAGGACAGAGACGTCCGAGGCTCGATCATCGTTCACGCCTACACGAGCTCGGCCAGAACCGAGGCACTGGTCCAGGTGTACCGGGGCGCTCCAGTTCCCGACCGGCCCGTACTGGGCAGCGCGGCGGCGGCGGCCCTTTACCTGTCCGGTCGGCAGGCACAAGCTGACGCCGTCCTCGAACACGCGGGCGACGAGCGCCTCGCAGGCCTAATCACTGCGGCCATCCGTGCCGGCGTACCCCCAGACCGAGTCAGCGAGATCCTCGCAAAGACGGTCCCGGAAGGGCTCCGCAGCGCAGACGAACAGTGGACCCGGCAGACCGAGCCCACACGAAGGGCGCGGCAACGCCCGGAACATCCCGACCTTTCCACCATCCCGCCGCCGATACCGGACGTCGGCGGACCCGAGTTCTAGCCTGGAGCACACACACGCCGAGGAGACCCATTCATGTCAGAACCCACACAGGCAAGCGAATTCGAGGACGCTCTGCAACGACTCGTCGCCGCCGCCGACCCCAGCGACGCGGTGCCGCCAGGCACCTTCGTCGACTTCGAACCGGGGGAGTTCTGCGCCGACCCGTCCAGTTCGCCCGACGACCCACCGGCATGAGCGTGCCGGCGCTTCCGCCGCGCCAGAGGCTTGGTGCGGGTGACGTCGTTGCCGCACTGCCCTACTACGCCGGCTACCAGCCCACCCCAGGATGCATCGGGTACTTCATCGTCGCAGAGGCGGGTGAGTTGCGGCGAGTGGGGGTCCTGCCCCCCGCAGTCACAGCTCGTCTCGCCCCGAGGGCGGCGCGGACTGTCATCGAGCCAGCATTGCGCCAGGACTCCGATGGAGTCATCCTGCTCGTCTACGGCCAGCAAGCCTCAGCAACCGCGGATGCGCTCACCACAGCACTCATCAACCGTCTGCCATGGATTGCCAACACTGCCATCACCGTCGACCTCCAGCAGGATCGCTACCGCGTCGGAGGGTCGGGCCAGGCCATCTGGCGGGACACGCCACCGCCGCCGGTATGGGCCATCGCGACCGGGCAACCAGCACCTGCCGCGACTCTCGAGGAACTCGTCGAGCGCTACGTTCCGCTGAACGGGCCCGGCCAAGGCGTCAACGCGGCCAGAATCACGAGCGCTGACCGAAAGCGCCTCGACTCCATGAGCCCATCGGTGCGTCGCCTCGTGGCGCTTCGGACCATCGACGCGATGGCTGGCCGCGAAGGAGCCAGGGACCTCAGCGCCTCCCGGCTCGCGCACATCGCCCGCAGCGCCGTCGTGCGAGATTGCCTCCTCCAGGAGTCCTACAGCCGACCCGAGCGAGTCGAGGCGTTGGTGCAAGCCACCCGCATCGCCCACCCCGACGACGTCGACCCTCTCGTCGGCCTCACCGCGGCAGCGCTGTACGCCGCCGGACACCACGTCTCGGTCGTCTTCGAGATCGCGGAGCGGTCCCCCGGCGACAGCCTCAGCACGACGATTCGCACAGCGGCCCTGAACTCCATCCCACCAAACGAGATCCGATCGCTACTCGAAACTGACAAGTACAGGTCGCAACTGCGGCATGCGGATTCG
Coding sequences within:
- a CDS encoding DUF4192 family protein — translated: MSVPALPPRQRLGAGDVVAALPYYAGYQPTPGCIGYFIVAEAGELRRVGVLPPAVTARLAPRAARTVIEPALRQDSDGVILLVYGQQASATADALTTALINRLPWIANTAITVDLQQDRYRVGGSGQAIWRDTPPPPVWAIATGQPAPAATLEELVERYVPLNGPGQGVNAARITSADRKRLDSMSPSVRRLVALRTIDAMAGREGARDLSASRLAHIARSAVVRDCLLQESYSRPERVEALVQATRIAHPDDVDPLVGLTAAALYAAGHHVSVVFEIAERSPGDSLSTTIRTAALNSIPPNEIRSLLETDKYRSQLRHADSHWLELHTRPDAPKVPDRRDQARKKLQRPDTPMDRPHDPPRLPPSSVDGPTL
- the mobF gene encoding MobF family relaxase; this translates as MMTIHPLHAGNGYEYLLRQVATGDEVRPHGESMSDYYLAHGNPPGRWVGKGADVLRVSGQVGPEQMRNLFGAGTHPNDEKVRLGRRFMQFRQDRTDAYHAALDTAFEAFAMENDRAPRAGAERDRIRWGVATEMRRQDLDVEEPSEAEVARFLAQRAGVNRDAVTGYDLVFTPAKSVSVLWALADSDTRRVIAEAHNAAWRRTLAWIESEGALTRAGAGGVRQINTHGLTAAAFDHLDSRSGDPNLHTHVAVSTKVRGSDGKWRSLDGRVLFSMAVSASERYNTLIEQELVSRLGVRFEPTTRPGGRVPVREIVGVGEDLCKVFSQRRQAINVSYAELVARYRAAHGHEPSRPVQYKMAQQATLDTRMQKETGIPLSERVQQWHARATRALGSEMAVRDRVEAALAPVAPSTPRSPETVEQIATSVLAAMGYRRATWTRFHVHAEALRRARGSVLVEQGRDAEQLAAEVVDQVLASSVHLTNPDTDEHRPPDLSRADGESIYTVHGAEKYTSMDVLNAEEDLLRAATSPGGFVVSGEVFQSAVAEVQIDNQVRLDAAQIELAHRFACGPNRIEVGIGPAGTGKTTAMRAFAAAVTAAGGRVLGLAPSAVAAGILAEELGTHAETIHKLIDTYMRGSIPAELLLDEDTVIVIDEAAMAGTLELQAVLELATRAGVAVRLLGDPSQLDAVGAGGALRMIANTVGAAELRDVYRFRVPGEDEAGLLVRDGRPAGLDFYIDNARVHTGSRESALEEIYAAWVQDHAAGRNAIMIAANNDDVASLNTRCRLHRSIEGLVETLGVDLADGTIAGVGDVVVTRRNERRLRHGHTDYVKNGDMWIVTARHSDGSLVVRHRVHKTTTRLPARYVREHIQLGYASTIHRAQGMTVDVARVLVDASLTREHLYTAITRGRQSNDLYVVTEELLDASLHHPARPDIAARTALERVLARTTVGEGALAALYDEAERAGSLARLIPAYEDAYAHLLDPKALERTADTVRATLGPDLANPILEDQSWPNLAALLVRHQRTGADLDRLLHRHAEDLHDTRSPATLLHWRIGEPVAAPADHEPGLPSWVTPPPQHPTTVGPTKAAIGTDPPKNDRWQQVVDLNATAFEWWQRQVLDSPWAAQYLQDRGFSPAPEHGVAPASWTGLVDYLHGEGVSDEAMLTAGLASRTRTGRLIDRFRDRVIIPVHDGNGAIIAFTARTNPATTSGHTPKWLNPPATPAYTKAETVLGLDADARARLRAGARPVFVEGAFDLEALRRVDDPMLVPLASCGTALTREHLQQVRAMCQGTMAPIFAFDADPAGQQATARAWSLLTDDEAALARNAILPAGADPASLLQDGHIDNLRYGLLAAQPTTEDLLDRLVQASPHEFAEQRLAVVRAAGAIVARLPDEQAFMQAGEHLARQVSSPYGLWVEHTLARETIWAELQQARANHRAQTPAPAVQVENPAIAAWLGHRAEQVIERLDALVDRVAHHTPSWAADLPEAPEPEDPLRGRWDRAVRAIVAYRDRYEITGRHPLGTASANGMQSHARAQAAQALLALGVDPRNKPDSERTHQLVREEQHGRSEQMLHTLNHLRRGEARPTCGEITRPNQHVHEWMFAEPIDGPGLS